A segment of the Leptospiraceae bacterium genome:
TGACCGGTTTCTCGCTGAATAAACTAAACTCACAGGTGCTTCGTATCCTGGAACCAATCGTTTATAGCTATTTGTCGTGGGATTTGTGAAGGCACACAAAGCAGGACCGTGATGCAAAATTCCTCCAATATAGTATTTGGCAATTTCTGAGAGATTAGCATACCAATTACCTGCAAAGAGATTTTTCCCGTCTTTCCATAGAGACTGGTGAGTATGCATTCCTGAACCATTATCTCCGAAAAGAGGCTTAGGCATAAAAGTAGCAGAAAACCCATTCCTTCTGGCAACGTTTTTGACTACGTATTTAAAAAGTTGTAGTTTATCTGCTTGTTTTAGAGCATCGTCTAATTTAAAGTTGATCTCTGCTTGACCTGCACTAGATACTTCATGATGATGCCTTTCTGGTGGAATCCCCATTTTATTTAGCATTTCTGTCATTTCGGTTCTTAGGTTCTGAAATTGATCATTTGGTGGTAAAGGGAAGTAACCCTCTTTCGTTCGCATTTTGAAGCCCAAATTGGGTTTTTCGTCAACCCCCATTCGCCAACGTGCATCAATGGAATCAATGAAGTAAAATCCTTGATTGGTAATTTGCTCATAGCGAACATCACTGAAGATGAAGAACTCCGCTTCTGGTCCCATGTAGCATGTATCCGCAATCCCCGTGCTTTTCATATATTCTATGGTTTTCTTCAAGATATATCGAGGATCCCGGTTGTAAGGCTTTGGAGGCTCTCCATTTTTAGGAGGTTCGTAAATATCAGCGATCACGGCTAAGGTTTTGTGCTCAAAAAAAGGATCAATATACGCACTGGTAGCATCTAATCGTGCCAACATGTCGGACTCTTGAATGACTTTCCATCCACGAATGGAAGAACCATCAAATCCAATTCCATAATAAAAAGCATCTTCATCTATTGCATCAATGTGAAATGTCACATGATGCATCATCCCCAACATATCAGTGAATCGAACATCAATGTATTCTATTTTTTCATCTCTACAATACTTTAATAAACTTTTTGGGTCTTTGGGTAAATCATACATAGAGTTTCTCCTGATTTAGATTTTTTAAACGAAATAGGTTTCGCTATTAAGAATCTGCAAAAACAATTCCTAACAATTTGGATAAATTACGATTTATGAATAAAACAATTTGTCAAAGAAATAGGCAAATTACACAAAAAATAACACCATAGAAAAAGAGAATTTTAGCATTTTTAAAAGGGCTTTAAAACATGAATTGACATAAAAATCAATTTTATCTTTATTCATGTATCATGAAAGAAATCAGAAGAACTAAACGGATTCTTCCTTTCAAAAGAGAGCATGAAGAGTTTCGAGAAATTGTTCGGGAATTTGTAGAAAAAGAAATTGTGCCTTATCATTCTCAGTGGGAGCAAGAGGGGATTGTGCCAAGAGAACTTTGGGAAAAAGCAGGAAGTTTAGGGATACTATGTCCTAATTTTCCTCCCGAATACGGTGGTGCAGGTGCTGATTTTTTGTTCAACGTGGTTGTGATTGAAGAATTGGCAAGGGTAGGAGCTTCAGGAGTTTTTTTTAGTTTGCATAGTGATGTGGTAGCTACTTATATTCTTCATTATGGAACAGAAGAACAAAAAAAACGATGGCTTCCTGATATCATAGCAGGAAAGAAAATCTTAGCCATTGCCATGACAGAACCAAATGCAGGTTCCGATTTAGCAGGAATACAAACCACGGCTGTGGATCAGGGAGATCATTATTTAGTGAATGGATCAAAAACGTTTATTTCCAATGGGTATTTAGCGGACTTAGTGGTTGTAGCCGTAAAGACCAACCCCAAAAAAGGAATTAATGGGATTTCTTTACTGGTTTTGGAAAGAGGGATGGAGGGTTTTGAACGAGGAAAGAAATTAAAAAAAATTGGGCTCCATGCCCAAGATACAGC
Coding sequences within it:
- the glnA gene encoding type I glutamate--ammonia ligase, whose amino-acid sequence is MYDLPKDPKSLLKYCRDEKIEYIDVRFTDMLGMMHHVTFHIDAIDEDAFYYGIGFDGSSIRGWKVIQESDMLARLDATSAYIDPFFEHKTLAVIADIYEPPKNGEPPKPYNRDPRYILKKTIEYMKSTGIADTCYMGPEAEFFIFSDVRYEQITNQGFYFIDSIDARWRMGVDEKPNLGFKMRTKEGYFPLPPNDQFQNLRTEMTEMLNKMGIPPERHHHEVSSAGQAEINFKLDDALKQADKLQLFKYVVKNVARRNGFSATFMPKPLFGDNGSGMHTHQSLWKDGKNLFAGNWYANLSEIAKYYIGGILHHGPALCAFTNPTTNSYKRLVPGYEAPVSLVYSARNRSAAIRIPVAVHGDKARRIEFRTPDPSANPYLAFAAMILAGLDGIQNKIDPGEPADFNLYDVPEEKKKKIKAVPANLTKVLDALEQDQEWLLKSGAFDKDFIDNYIAYKRAEVEQIVNQRPHPYEFVLYYDC
- a CDS encoding acyl-CoA dehydrogenase family protein, whose protein sequence is MKEIRRTKRILPFKREHEEFREIVREFVEKEIVPYHSQWEQEGIVPRELWEKAGSLGILCPNFPPEYGGAGADFLFNVVVIEELARVGASGVFFSLHSDVVATYILHYGTEEQKKRWLPDIIAGKKILAIAMTEPNAGSDLAGIQTTAVDQGDHYLVNGSKTFISNGYLADLVVVAVKTNPKKGINGISLLVLERGMEGFERGKKLKKIGLHAQDTAELFFHNVRVPKENLLGKEGYGFRYLMNELATERLVLAISNMRSAEVILDMTVDYVKTRQAFGKPIGKFQNTQFRLAELFTEQCAARAFLDLVILRYLEGNKVTVEASQCKLLCSELLKRHVDECLQFFGGYGYILEYPIAKAYIDARVQTIYAGTSEIMKEIIASKGLGL